A segment of the Lolium perenne isolate Kyuss_39 chromosome 3, Kyuss_2.0, whole genome shotgun sequence genome:
TTGTCTCAGTAAAGGATAAGGTGCAACATATAATTTGTTGGCGTAAAAACCGTTTGATGGGTTCTACTGGTTAATTTGGTGATGAACGATGGATCTCGTCAGAACAAGGCAGTCCGACAGCGAGTTGCAGGCATCGTAGCCTCATAGGAGGATCGATCAAACGAGAGCGGAACTAGGTACCTGAGAGGTGGGAGGCGGAGAGTCCCCCTGTGGCGAATCACGGGGGGGCACATCCTGCCGACGAATGCTGGAGGGAGACAGCGCCATGGAACCGGCGAGTGTGAGCACGAATAAACGCGGGAGGGAGGCAGGGAGTAGGGTTTTGTGCGGTTGCCTTCTTTGTGCTTCTCTCGTCCTCCTGGTGAAGGACTACGAGTAGGGTTGGCCCATGGCTTGGACTGGCAGTCCTGCCTCTTGGGCCTCTGGGGGTTTGGAAGCAACTAGTACATGGGCCTCACCCTGGGCCTGCTCCCTATTGTCGGCCCAGCACCCAATCGGCTCGGTTCCTCTTTTTTTTCCGGCAAGGTCACCCGTAAGGCCGCCGTTCGTGCCCAAATTCGTCGGGAGATTTTATAATTTGCCACGCTTTAGTTAGGTTCTTTATAATTTGTCACACATTACTTGATCTTCTACTATTTGCCACACATTACATTAATTCCTTGCTAATTTGCCCTTTTCCTCTTTTTACAGAtttattcattttttaaacttcaAAATACACTGCTAAATACATTACCCTGTGGCAAATGATACCTGGCTGGACCAAACCAGGCCGAGTCTATGGATCAATCCCCACTCGTTCCCCTGCAGCAAGGGACAAAAAATACTGGAGACGATATACACAGAGGATCTAGGCGGGATCGCCGGGGGCAGCAGTGGCCGGACCATGAGTAGCGGAGCCATGAGTGGTAACCATGGAGAAGGTTAATGAGTTCGAGAAGGTAAGAACGTGCTGCAACATATAACAGATTGCACAACCCACCTTGCCCAAACTGATTAGCAACTGCAGTCTCCTGTTAATCTCCACCCATCTAAAAATTATAGAATCTCCAATACTGATACTCCTCAGGGTCAAGCCATGATTAATCGGTGAGAGCTAAAATATGATAGCAGTGGCAGATTTAGTTTTCACTATGAAAACTATACTAGACATGAATTGAATTGACTCCTCTATATTCTGTACTTGGCGACGAGCCTTGCAATTATGCTCTCCCTCATGAAGACCAATATGAGCGATGCCTTGTAGACATTAGCTGTGTAAGGCAGGAAGATTTAATTTGTCGAGGAGGGCTTCTGCCCGAGCGGCAACTCTGCACCTCCTCCGCCGTCATGGTGGGCGTGTTGTACGTGGTCGCCGCCGGGAGGAAGGTTGCTGTGCGTGCTTTATCCGTGCGGTGGCGGCGCTCCAGCCCAGCTGTTTCTCGGGATACTCTGTTTTTTCCTCTCATGCCGAAGGTTGATCGATCAATCAGATCTGATACGTTTGCCAACTGGTACCAAGGTACTGTATTTGGCAGTGTATTTTGGAGTTTAAAAAAATGAATAAATCTGTAAAGAGAGGAAAAGGGCAAATTAGTAAGGAATTGATGTAATGTGTGGCAAATAGTAGAAGATCAAGTAATGTGTGGCAAATTATAAAGAACCTAACTAAAGCGTGGCAAATTATAAAAATATCCCGCCTCCCTCATCACCTCACCTCCATGGTcggctagaggaggaagacgGAGCAGCAGAGCAACTTGAATCCTGgaggagcaggaactaagctggaCCTTATTAGCAGAGATCCCTGAGGTGGGAGAGCTCACCGTCTCCGACCGCTGGAGCTCGACGAGGAAGAGCCACCTGCTCAGGATGCACAAGATGATGCACAAGATCTGGCCCAACCGATCTCGTGCCCTACTTCAATCTACCGGCAAACGGCCGTAAAACCTAAATCTAGTCCTACCAACTACTCCGGCACCTCCCCTTCGCCATCTCCGGCCGGCCACGCCACCAGAGAGGGCTCGGGGGCAGCCCGGTATCTCACAGTAGACTCTCAACTAGAGGGGAGAGGAGAGGGGGGGAGGAAGAGAGGCTGCGAAGTTGGTTTGGATGGTTCTACTTCGTCATCTTTTTACGAATATATGCTTCATCTTTTCCGTAGGTTTTAGTCTGACAGCCACACTTTCATGCTCGGGCACGGCCTGTTGTAGGTTTTAGTCTGACAGCCACATGACCCACACTTTCATGCTCGGGCATGGCCTGTTGTTGATCGCGCTTGTTCTGGTGCCTGAGCACCTATTTTTAGACATATCAATCTCCCTCAATATGAAAACGCCATGCAACAAAATCTGTCAAGCCCAGTTAAAGATCTGCTCAAACTCAATGTCAAACCCAACGATAAAAAAAACCTGCTCAAATTCAATGTCAACAAAACCTGTCAAGCACACACTCtctttctgatgtttcatgctgaCAATATCCGTATTGCCCCTTTGCAGGTTCAGCTGACAAACCAAAGGTAACAAATACTGAAAATGTCCAAAGCCGGTAATTGGAGATTCCAATATACTATGATGTATGACAACACAGTGACAATGTATGATCATGCAAGCAGTTTACGCGGGTGAAGCCACAGGTACTAAACGATCATTCGATTAAGTATCTTACCATGAACACGCACACCAGATTCAATTACCAAACACTAATTAACCTGCAGCACTTAACAGAGCACCTGTTCCATGCAGTTTAGAACAGCACATGGTGTTACCAGTAAGAGTTACATAATTATAGGCCAAAAACTACAGTATAGCACGGCAATTATCAGACAACATAAACAGGTTTTGTATACCATAGCTAGCTAACAATGCTTTACCAAGACTACCCTACTTGGTTTTACATATCATAAGCAGAGTGGACCCACGAGCCCTAGGGTATTCTGTCACCGAAAATGATAGCCTTGGCCACGAGCGCAGGAAGGGACTGTTCAACAAAGTCCGCTCCAAGCACGAAACCAATAGCAATCACTGATATAGTGTACAGTATCACACACCCGTTGATTTTTAGCTCATTGATCTTTTTCTCCCTGTCAAAAGGATGTGCATAATGCATGAATGTTAAGATCATTTCATTTTAGTACAAATCAAATAAGGTGTGTACCGCCTCCAATTAATTACCTCTCAGCTTCCGCTTTAATTCTAGCTATCTCATCATCAAGAATACTAGCTATCTTGCCATCTATCTCCACTCCTTCTTCTAAATTTGCAAACATATGTTCAACCTCCGTCGTCTTCCTAGCAACATCAGCTCTAGCTCCATTGCCGGATCCACCCAACTAGGATTAATTAGACAAATAAAATTCTGATGTTAACGCATAAGCTAAAACAGCTATTCATGTATGTTAGTGGATGCAAACGAGAGAGCATGGCTTGACTAAAAAAATTTCAAAAGCTTGACCATTTGTATGCCTAAAGCTATCAAGATTGACTACATGAAATTTTACAAATATACTTTTATTGGAAATGATTTTAACAACAGCACAAGTTATAAAAACATTGATATAGAAGCTATAAAACCTGCTCAAACTCAGATGTTAACAAAATCTGTCAAGCACACCCTCTCTTTCTCACCTTTCATTTTGACAATATTCATATTGCCCCTTTGCAGGTTCAGCTGACAAACAAAAGAGTAACAAATACTGAAAATGTCCAAAGCCGGATATTGGAGATTCTAATATATGATATATGACAAAACAGTGGCAATGTATGATTTCTGCAAGCAGTTTACGCGGATGAAGCCACAGGTACTAAACCACCATTTGATTAAGTATCATACCATGAACGCGCATGCCAGATTTAATTACCAAACAATCATTAACCTGCAGTACTTAACACTTAACAGAGCACCTGTTCCATGCAGCTACATGGTGTTAACACTAGTTACATTATTATATGCCAATAGCCCCAGTATAGCATGACAATTATCAGACAACATAAACAGGTTTTGCATACCATAGCTAGGTACCAAGACTACCTACTTGGTTTTAAATACCATATAAGCAGAGTGGACCCTGCAAGCCCTACGCTATTTTCCACCAAAAAGGATAATCTTGGCCAGTTGCGCAGGGAGGGACTTTGCAACAAAGTCTGCTCCCAACAAGAAACCAATAGCAACAGTTGATATAGTGTACAGTACCAGGTACCCGTTGTCTTTTAGCGCATCGATGTTTTTCTCCCTGTCAAAAGGATGTGCATAATGCATGAATGTTAACATCGTTTCATTTTAGTACAAAACAAATAAGGTGTATCGCCTCCAATTAATTACCTCTCAACTTCAGCTCTAATTCTAGCTATCTCATCATCAATAATACTAGCTATCTTGTCATCTATCTCCACTCCCGCTTCTTCTAACTTTGACAACATACGTTCAACCTCCTTCGTCTTCCTAGCAACATCAGCTCTTGCTCCATTGCCGGATCCACCCAGCTAGGATTAATCAGACAAATAAAGTTGAGATGGTAATGCATAAGCTAAAACAGCTATTCATGTATGTTCGTGGATGCAAACGAGAGAGCATGGCTTGCAATTAGCTAAGAAATTTCAAAATTTTGACCACTTGTATGCCTAAAGCTATCAAGATCGACTATATGAAATTAATACTAATATACGTGTTTTTGGAAATGATTTAACAATAGCACAAGTTATAACAACATTGATATAGaagctactccctccgatccataataaattagctcaaatttaaactaaactcttgacacttattatggatcggtgGGAGTGTAAAATAGGGTCAAAGTTATATTTGGAGAAACACAAAAGTTACTAAgttaaaaaaagaaaagaagcaAAAGTAACAAATTTAGCACATATCACTCCAAGATAGGCCTCCTCTGCAATCCAGCGGTTATTGTGCTCATTTTTTGAGAGGACTTACTGTGCATATTTAAGTGGCAAAATTCACCATTGTTGGGTCAAATTACAGAAACCCTGCTAACAAAGGTCTTAACAGGGTAATTGCATCGAAACCCCTATATTTGTTGTTTTCGGGGATAAAGGCCCATGGCAAAACATATACTGTGTTAGTATAAAAGCTGTTTGATCGGGTCCTATTGGTTAATTCGGTGATAGACGATCGATCTCATCAGAACTAGGTAGTCGGACAGCCAGTTGCAGACATCGTATGTGGGTAGATCGAACGAGAGCGGAATCAGGTACCTCCGACGGTGGCGAATCACGGGGCCCCATATCCTGCCGACCCGTGCTGGAGGGAGAGCGCAATGGCATGATGGCACCTAGGAGGCACGGGCACGCCGCAAgaacccggaggaggaggaggaggaggcgtcgGCTATGGTTTGGGACTTTGGGTGCGGTGTGGTTGCTTGCTTCGTCGATCTGGGGCCTCGTCTTTGTTGCGAGGGGACAAGCGCTGCCGTCTGACTTCTTGGGCCTGCCTCACCCCAACAACGATGAAAGAATGCGGGGCCGAGTGTGCTAAGGCCCACACAACAACAAAAACCCGAGATCCtcctcaaaacaaaacaaaaactcaaAAGCTGAGAAAAATACGGAAATTCACTTTTGTTTCTCGTGCATATGCTCCTGCCATCAAGAAAACTATTTTAAAATATACTGATAAAAAATTTGCGTGCATAACTTGATATTTATATGTACGCACGCCAAGTTTCACGGAAAAAAAAATTTTAATGTCCCGTGTGAGAAAAATAAAGAAATAGCCGGTGAAAACTTTTTTAGCACCGAATTTTATCTTTTTCACACATGACACAAAAAGTATTGTTTTTCGTGAAACAACTTTTAGAGCCATAGAACGTTGAGATACATGCACGACACTTTTTATTGGAATTTTTGACATATTAAAATGCATTTAAAACTCGTTTCAAAAACTAGGACCGTATGCTCCTAAGTGCAAAAACATACGGAAATACATTTTGCCTCCTGGGCGTAGATGCACTCACCGGTGAAAAAACAGGTATTTTGAAATGTCCAAAAATGCTAGAATATATTAGAGTGTTACATGAAAATATTCTACATGTGCACACAAAGTTTTGCGAAAAATGACATTTTTCATGGTAAAAAGATAATTTCCGGAGCTTCAAGATAGTTATCCTTTTTTACACAGACCACAAAAAAGAATCGGCAATACTTTATGTGCAAACACAGAATGTCCAAAGATGTACACCAGGATCTTTTTGGATTTCTTTGATATTTTAAATGtactaggacaatgcccgcgcgttgccgcggcagagaaaatatATTAAACTtcaaaatgaaaaataaaaaattGCAATTTTCATATAGTCCCTGTTGTTAGCAGTTTTCATATAGCAGTCATAGTAAATGATTCAAACGCTAGAAAAACCAAGTTCAGAAAGACTACCTTTGAGTCGGAGAATAAAAAAATTCATTGCGTATTTGAAAGCTAGCACTCCCTCGGTCTATTAAAGTATGTCAAAGATTTGTCTTAATTTAGATATAACTATACGCTAAAAAGTACCTAGATACAACTAAATTTAGACGAATTTGTGACATCTTTTTATGGATAAAGGTAATAGCTGGCATCTAGCTAGCATTGGTGACTTTGCCTTCAAGATGTTTATTTGTTTTCATATTCTCTACTGGAAGAGCGATGTTGCGAACGCGGCCGCATCCATGAATTCAAGAACAAAATCTCCGATGCAATCAATGAACAAAGACTTGCCTCGACATTGAAGGCCAGCAACAGCCCATCATCATCTTTGGTGAGCATATATTCTAGCTGCTCCTGCGCGGCGGTTTTTATCTCTCCGGCCGCTGCTACTGGCGCAGCCCTCGCGTGGCAGAACGCCGAGAGGTAGATGGCGAATCCAGCGCCGGATCGACCAGCCAGAGGCAAGCGAGGACGGATCTTGGCCGCAACCAGCCACGGTTGCCAGATCCACTATTTATTTTTTTGAAGGATCTGAAAATACACGAGGCCTGTTTAGGTGTTCACAATCTTCTTCCCTTGAATTTTTGTCGAGCTGCTAAGCTGCAAATCTGCCAGTCTGCCCAACGCGAGAAACATAACAGCTTCTTCCTGGAACTTTAATCTAGCGCAAAATCCTGTAAATTGAGAAGGACAAAAATGCATTTGCCATGGTCTTTGCGGACAGGACATGGACCAGGAAGATTGCGAACTGAGCGAGGCACAGCCAAGGCTCCTAGTCCACGCAGGTGAACCGCGAGCGTCGCTCAGGCAGTGACTCGTAAGTGCGGCAGGCGGTCACTCCAGCAAGACGACAACTCCGGCGAGGGCCCGTGCTTATATTTATGCATCACGGGATTTTGGAGGATGATTCGTCGACCATGGAGATCCATTGCTGACAGAAAGCTCGGTTTCGAGGTGGCGAGCTAAATCCGGCGAGCTACATCCACAGCTCAAGGGAACGTCACCTTCGTGCTCAAGGCCATGGCCATCGTCTTCGACCTCGCCGCACTGCAGCTCCTACAGCGTATCCTCGCCAACCTCGGGGCACAACTTGGACGCCATTGAGGCATTGACGCGAGCCGGCTGGCGCCCACGAAAGACTTCCGTAGTTCCTGAAGGGGGCACCGGCCGTGCCCAGTCTATATGGGAAGGAGGCGTGAGCGTGTTGGTTTCCTTGTCGATACCGGCCGGGAGGAGTCTGGGTGCGTGCGTCCGCCGTTTTTCCTTGTTTACTCGTAGATTCCTCATATGCCTGGACTGTGCTGTCCTACTTGCATACGATTTAGCGTGAcaattagagcatccccactcgttggcgctccccacgcccaaatccggcgaatttttcgtccggattggaggaagatttggcgtggggggcagtagtttcccagtcgtgtgctccccaagcggcgtttctcggggaaaaagaggatggctcggggaatccggacgaaagaggagacacgtgggcgtgggcggttggtttagcttcgtccggagtccccgagcgcgccccggggggccggggatggcgtgggctcgccggatggatgaagggtcaaatccggacgaaaacgaggaaccgggggcgcgactgggccgaatttcgccgtccggatggaaaaaacgtcgctcgggggcctcgtcggggggacgagtggagatgctcttacatacACAGCAGGAGACGGGGCGACCGACGAAACCAACCGGCCACGGACCACGGAAACatacggaccaaaccacggaaacgcttctccctttattattaggtatagattttcaATAATAGATGCATGTAGATCTATGAGTCAAAACACCATTCCGAGCCTCGTGAAGAAAATTGATATAGTAGCCctcttgaaaattcatatattagaGTGTACGCCATGTCTGCAAGTTTTCTGTCCCCCATATCTTATGCCAACGATTGGACGAGGGATAAGGGCAACTTATTTTGAGCTCCTACTTCTGGAGAAGCTAGATTTTGAAAAACGATGGGGAGAATCTGTGGTGGGGAGAATGGTAGGGGCTAGGGTTCTACCGGGTCTAGGACGGAGgttgtaagggtggaagtgagggcggagaggttggagagctcggcgccggcggctgggcgccgccgcggaggaaggaggcggcggctagggttggtgcggcGGGCGCAGGGGTCTCCCGTCTCCCTTCAGGAGACGAGACAGTAATGATACTGAATTATTGTCTGATTAATCTCGAAGGGATacaagtgtttatataggaggacggcctcctcgaaaccctaatttacttgggctaagcccctaatttacttgggctaagcccacaactagccactagtgggcttcCTGCGTGTATAGGTCAAACCGaccataacatctctccccgccttctcaaacagctcgtcctcgagctgaacTTCTGGAAACTGCTGGCGGAGATCTTCAAGCTTCTCCCAAGTCGCCTCATCCTCGGGCAGGCCGGACCAATGCACCAAGACGTGCCAAACACCACGGCGCTGCTGAGCCTTCAACACGCGAGCCACACTCGCCGGGGCAGGCTCGAGACGCCCATCCGAAGTAGGTGGAAGAGCTGGTGGTGCAGAAGGAGGGTCGACCCGGTAGGCCTTCAGGAGGCCGACGTTGAAAACATCGTGGAGGCGCGAACCCGCAGGCAACTCAAGGCGGTAGGCGAGCTTGCCGATGCGCTCCAGCACACGGAAAGGACCGGCGTAACGAGGTCCCAACTTGCGCTTGGAGCGCGGGTCCAAGGACTGGGTCGTCCGGTGAAGAAGACGTAGCCAGACCCAGTCGCCCGCCGCAAACTCCGCCTCGCGATGGTGTGCATCATAGTACTTCCTGGCCAGCTGTTGAGCCTGAAGAAGTCGCTGGCGCGCCTCAGCCAGTATCTCGTCGCGGGTACGCAGCAGGTCATCCGCCGTCTCAGTACGGGCCGTGCCAGACGCATAGGGAAGCATCGCCGGTGGTGGCCTCCCGTAGACCACCTCAAAGGGAGTAGCGTGCAGCGTGGAGTGGTAGGACGTGTTGTAGCAGTACTCGGCCCACGCCAGCCAGTCCACCCAAGCTCGTGGACGATCCCCGGTGATGCAGCGCAGGTACATGGCGATGATCTTGTTGACGACCTCGGACTGGCCGTCCGTCTGAGGATGAAACGCCGTGCTCATGCGGAGCTTCACGCCCGCCAACCCAAAGAGGTCCCTCCAGACGTGACCCGTGAACACAGGATCACGATCACTGACGATGGAGGACGGAAACCCGTGGAGGCGAACGATGCCGTCGAAGAAAGCGCGTACCACGGACGCCGCCGTATAGGGATGGCCGAGGGCGATGAAGTGCgcgtacttggagaagcggtcaaccaccgtgaggatgacggacttgccgccaaccttcggcagcccctcgatgaagtccatggagatgtcCGCCCACACCTGGGACGGCACGTCCAGCGGCTGCAGCAAGCCcgccggacggagcgtctccgtctTGTTCCGCTGGCATGTGACACACGCCCGCACCCAGTCTCGCACCAGGGCGCCATCCCCTGGAATGTAAAAATCAGCGCGGAGACGGTGCAGGGTCTTCTGGACGCCCTCGTGACCTGCAGAATGCGCCAAGGACAAGGCCTGGTGGCGCAGGTCTCCATGATCCGGCACGAAGATGCGGCGTCCATGGAGGAGTAGTCCCTCGTCTAGGCACCATGGCGCGGCCAGCTCGCCGTCGGCCAGGCGCTGGCGCAGCTGCTGCGCATCCGCAGCCGTGGCAGTAGCGCGGCGAACCTCGTCGATGAATGCGAAAGATGGCCCGGAGTGGATGCAGAGGGCTGCACCGACTGTGGGCGCGTCCGCAGTGTCGTCAACGTGTCGGCGGGACAGGGCGTCGGCGACTGTGTTGAGGCGGCCGGGACGGTACTCGACGGTGAAATCGAAGCCGAAGAGCT
Coding sequences within it:
- the LOC127342849 gene encoding uncharacterized protein, which encodes MPLRSPSSTGRQDMGPRDSPPSELGGSGNGARADVARKTKEVERMLSKLEEAGVEIDDKIASIIDDEIARIRAEVEREKNIDALKDNGYLLGGSGNGARADVARKTTEVEHMFANLEEGVEIDGKIASILDDEIARIKAEAEREKKINELKINGCVILYTISVIAIGFVLGADFVEQSLPALVAKAIIFGDRIP